The Elusimicrobiota bacterium genomic interval AAGTCATCCAACAACCCTCTTGAGGGCGATGAGCGCGCAGGCCATATGAACCAAGCCGAGGAAGATCAAGGCGGAGCGCTCGTAACGCACTACGAGGCGCCGGAAGTTTTGGAGCCAGGCGTTGGTGCGCTCCAC includes:
- a CDS encoding transposase yields the protein VERTNAWLQNFRRLVVRYERSALIFLGLVHMACALIALKRVVG